TTGTTATCCATTTTTATTCGTAGTTACTTTTGGGCTACTAACGGTTTTAGCGGGAGCGATTTACTCTCAGTTCAGAAACAAAGCATCGGACCGGCCGGCATGGATCCGCAAATTTGCCCTAATCTTGACGACCTTACTATTAGGTTACGGCTTGAGCGAGCCACTGAAACGATCTCTTACCACCCGTGGATATGATGAGGCCCCGTATTCTGTCGCAAGAAAAATGGCCAGTTCCCTGCCCTTTCAGGGTCCTGTTGCTGCAGTCGGTGATGGTCGTCGAGTTGCTTTATATCTAGCGTTTCTCACCGAACAACCCTATTACGGAATCAAGCTGGATGTGAATGTCAGCGTTGGCGAACTACACAAGACCGGGGCCGCATTCGTAATCGTAAGCCGCGGTATCCCCACGGACCAAGCCTTGTCTAAGGATCCTTCAGTCCAGTTGTTGGCGCTTCAGGCTCAGGATGATGATGGTGGGCGCGAACGGGTTTACTGTCTGAGATGCGTTAGCATAATGAAGTAGCGCGAGCCGACTATCTCGATTCACCTTCGTCACAATTTTTTCAGCACAAGGATATTTGATTGCCCAGGAGCAAGCCACGTTGAAAACGGATATCGTTTGATTTCCCTGTAATTATTGATTGGCCGAAACGATATAAGATAATCCGCGTTGTCATTTCTCCGCAGAATGGAAAAATTAGCTCTCTTGTCGGCGCTAATACGCGTTCCTTCCTTATACAAGTACCAGCCGTTAAACTCGAATCCGCCTTGTATGCGTTGAGGCGTGATCTGTTCTCGGTCCATCAATTCATGAAGCGCCATCCATCGGGCGCGGTTTGCCGACAGATAATCGTGTGTCGCTCCAACCGTGAATCCCCCATAAAGCAGCACAATGATCACTGCGGAAGTCATCCGGGAAGCACCATTCTGATTTACAAGGTTTCTTTTGCTCAGCAGAATGACCATTGTTACCAGCGGCAACAAGACGATCAGATATCGATCATAAAAACCTCTCCAAGTTCGGCCCATGGCGGTCATAGGAACGGAATAAAGAATAATGGATGACACAACGAAGGTTATAACCCACTTTCTCTCCTGAAAGTCGCTCTGCCGTGTGAAGCCCTCAAGAATGGCTGACAATAAACATTGAAGGATCAATGCGGCGCTCACCACACCTATCGATGTTACAAGCACCCAAAATATTGGCGGAGCGTTGGGCTGAAAGCTGTTACTAAGACCTGCGGGACCAAGACCAAAGTCTACCAACACATTTCCCGCGAGCGGCATCAGTCGATGGATCCAGAACAATATGGGCAAGAGAACAACACAAAGCATGAACGTTCGTAACAGAAATCGGGTTTTCTGTTTCGGAGGGAGCTGATTTAGTTTTGTGGGAACAATCACTACTAATACGGGAAAGAGGAATAATCCTAGATAAACGAGAGCAATTAGCCCAACCTGAAAGAAGTTCCCAATAAAATGTGCGATTCCCAGTGATGCTTCCTGAAATATAGTCCTAATTTGATCTCCGTAAGCGTGCGGTACATTCGCCGTGGCTTGCAACCATTTCTGATAGGATATCTGAATCAGAATTGCCAATGCAGCCGGCCAGAATCCCTTCAACAAAGTTGACTTCCTGATTCCGTTTTTCGTCAAGTATGCACATCCAAATGCTACTGGAATCACAAGTCCCGCCTGGCGAGCCAGGATAGCCAAGTAGGTGATCAACATTCCGATCGTGACTTCAAGAACCGAACCGTACTTCAGCCCGCGCAACAAGAAATAAAATGACAGACTTGTGAAGGCGAAGAATGGCACATCGTTCATAAAGGTATTGGAAAGTTCAAAATAGATGGGGTTGAATGCCAGCACCAAAGAACCGAGCAACGAGAGTTTTGGGCTTGTCTCTACTTCTCGGAGAAGGCCATACGTTGCTATTACCCCCGCCAAACCGAGCGTTAGTGTCGAAAACCGAAGTGCCGTAAAAGAGAAACCAAACGGCAGACAAAACAATGCGCCCCAGAGAATCTGGGAAAATAAATTGGCGGCGGTCCAATCCGGAAGACGAAAGTCCCCTTTTTCTATCAGAATTTGCACAGATCGTCCGTAAGCCCAGTCGTCATTCAAGGGGAAATCCCCGAAAGGATTGACTAGAAGCTCCATGAGAATCCAGACCAGGACAATCGCCAGGATGTTAAGAATGTCGATACGCCGTGGATTCACAAAGATGAAATACGGTCAGGAGAAGATGTTGGCTGCTTCTCGGGATGAACATATCCGATGAATCTTTGCATAGGTATACGTACAAATTCAGGAAGGGTGTGATGCAATGCCGCTAAAAAATAAACAAAAAGCAGTAGGTTCAGAATCTCTCCCGCAATAAAATCATATTTCCATCGGCTCATCCATAACGTCAAGACCATTGCTGTCAAGGCCACAATAGATTCGTTTCGAAACGCTGATTCTTTTCTTATCCACAAAAAAATTTGCGGGAGAGTAAAGATCAGGAAAATGAGTCGGTAATCCCAATTTTCCATAAACACAAACGTACCAATATACAGTCCGGCGCCTAATCGAAATGCATTGATGTGTTGAGTGTCAAGCGATTTTAATCCACTCAACCGAATGTAGAGAAAAGCAACGACTACCAAAAGGAAAGCCAATACAAGAGAAAGCAACGTCAACAACTTGTGATGGAATTCATAGATTGAAGGTGATATTAGATCCGTAAGTATATGAAGGAAATTCAATGCGCCGTAAGACATGTAAGTGGAACGCCTCACTACATTCTGAATTAGAAAGAGGTCGTCTAGCGTATAAACAATATAACCTATAAACGCCGCACTAAAAAGCAGAATGATAACAATCAGGTAATTTCGTCGTTCCTTCAAAACCGCTACGATCGCAAACGCAGGAAAGAGCTTCAGCACAGCGCTCACCAGGATCAAAAGATATCCCAACGCAGAACTAAAGGTATTTCCCCGTAGGCTCAACGCACTGAAGGTCAACAAAATGAAGATGAATAAGTCGGTATTGCCCCTTTCGACGCCTAACATCACCGCGGGTGAAAGCAGTACTGCAGAACAGATAGTGGCTTCGTGCGGTTTCAGTCTTCCTAAAACGACAATAACGGCAATAAAGAAAGACAAACCCAAGCTCCATCCTAGCAATTCTGTGTGACTTTGATTGATGCCCAAAGGAGCAAGGGCCAGCCAGATGCGCGGATAGCTCATCCCCCGTGGCCGGGTTCCCGGATCACAAGGGTTTGATACCAGTACATCAAATCCTTTGCGAGAACATTCCCATCCTGCAACAAGAAAGCGCAGATCATAAAAAGAGGGAGATAAAGTAGATACGCCCAGGTACCGCCAAAATTGGCGGTAATCGGTGAAAAAACTAGATGTGTAAATCGCAGAAAAATAAATCGCTAAAACGAAAAAAAGGTAAACACGACCGTCTAGGGAAGATTGACCAAGTCGTGGAACCGATTCGTCAATCACAAGAGGCAACAAGCATGAATGTCTTATTTTCGCTTTGAAAACACAGACGACGAACGCTCGAAAAACGCTGTCAATACAACAGTAATCATATCATAAAGAAATCTTCGAACACCTTCTCGCCCCATTTTTTCTGGAAGACGCCGATTTTTTTGAGACAAAGCTCCCAGGCTTTTTACAGCAGGGATATCGCCGATCCATCCTGGGGAATCAAGTTAACCGGAAAAGAAGGAAAGAGCGCATTCGGCGCAATTATCGCGCGCGATGATTTGACCAACTTCATCTTTCCCGGAAATCAATTCAGCAGCCTTGGATGGCTTATCCTTATGTTATTATGGAAAAATGTTACAATGGAAAAGAATTGATTTCTATGCTTCGCCAGGCAGGATTTTCTTACGCTTGCACGACAGCATCAATCGCAGGCCAAAAGACAGACAAATTTCGTCTTCCCCGAGTTCACGTTCAAGACTGGAAACGGCGTGGAATTTTCCAGACAGTTATCGGCCTGGTTTGAGTCCCCTTCCTAGATCGTGACAGCTGTCGCTCTCTCCTTCTTTCTCAAGAGACTCAAACGATGGGCAATCTATCTGACGATTACCGTTCTTTTGCTGGCACTCATAGAAGGCATCCTGGCGATCCTTTTTGTGACGCCGGTTCGAAAATACATTACATGCCAGCCTTTGTCTTTCCTTGCGACTCGCTATTACTTAATTCATCGGCGAAACTGTCATGAAATGACTTATGACAGATTCTTAACCTATACGTTAAAGCCAAATCACACCAACCTGTGTCGTGCAACTGAATACGAGAGCTTGATCAAAACGAATTCCATGGGGTTGCGTGATTCGGAAGATGCTTTACGCCGGCCGGAGATCGTCGCGTTGGGTGATTCGTTTACGTTTGGTCAAGGAGTAGATCAACAAAAAGTGTGGCCGAAGATGCTGGAAAGAATCACAGGATACAAGGTGCTCAACGCCGGCGTAAGCTCCTACGGAACGGCCCGCGAGTTGCAATTGCTCAAACGTCTCGACACGTCCAATCTGAAATATCTAATCCTCCAGTATCATTGGACCGATCTGCACGAAAATGAAAGGTACATCAAAAACGGCTTTCAACCGGTTGTAACCATTAGCGAAAAGCGATTCCTGATGTGGACACACATGCTGGATACAGATCGATACTACCCGGGCCGCTTGATTCACGATTCTGCCAGCCTCTACAGGCTGTATTTGACCAAAAAACTTCAACACACAAATGAAACGGAGAAGAAGGATACCGATCGACACGTCAATGCCTTTCTTACGGTATTGAATAAGATTTCGACCCACCCCCAGACAAAACTGGTGATCTTTACCGTAGGCGCAACAAGCTGGTGGCGATCCTCAGGCACAGCCGAGACCATGATGGCGGAATACGATCGCGAAAAAGGATGGCGTGGTTTTATCCCTGAATATTTTCTGGAACAGGTTTCAAAACGCCTTCCAAATTCCACGAATATGCCTGTCGTTCGCGCGGCCCGCGTAGTAAATCCGCTTCCGCTGTTGACTGATGATGCCTACTTCATCGTAGACGACCACATCAATGCCACGGGCCATGCAAAAGTCGCCACGGCGCTCTCAGCGGCATTGTCAAAATAGTGGCTCAAACCACAGCATCTTGCTCCGGTCCAACTGATCTATTTCAACAATCGAATAGCGCGGACAAAGATTTGATCAGGACTTATGAATAGGTTGGATAAGATTCCGGCATGAGGCAAGTGCCATGCGAGCACGTACAAACCGGCGCTCAGCACAAGAAGGACTGTCACCAATTTTCGCTTTTGAACTT
Above is a window of bacterium DNA encoding:
- a CDS encoding glycosyltransferase family 39 protein, producing the protein MNPRRIDILNILAIVLVWILMELLVNPFGDFPLNDDWAYGRSVQILIEKGDFRLPDWTAANLFSQILWGALFCLPFGFSFTALRFSTLTLGLAGVIATYGLLREVETSPKLSLLGSLVLAFNPIYFELSNTFMNDVPFFAFTSLSFYFLLRGLKYGSVLEVTIGMLITYLAILARQAGLVIPVAFGCAYLTKNGIRKSTLLKGFWPAALAILIQISYQKWLQATANVPHAYGDQIRTIFQEASLGIAHFIGNFFQVGLIALVYLGLFLFPVLVVIVPTKLNQLPPKQKTRFLLRTFMLCVVLLPILFWIHRLMPLAGNVLVDFGLGPAGLSNSFQPNAPPIFWVLVTSIGVVSAALILQCLLSAILEGFTRQSDFQERKWVITFVVSSIILYSVPMTAMGRTWRGFYDRYLIVLLPLVTMVILLSKRNLVNQNGASRMTSAVIIVLLYGGFTVGATHDYLSANRARWMALHELMDREQITPQRIQGGFEFNGWYLYKEGTRISADKRANFSILRRNDNADYLISFRPINNYREIKRYPFSTWLAPGQSNILVLKKL